Proteins from a genomic interval of Calypte anna isolate BGI_N300 chromosome 6, bCalAnn1_v1.p, whole genome shotgun sequence:
- the ADO gene encoding 2-aminoethanethiol dioxygenase, which yields MPRDNMASLIQRVARQARITFRSPAGPAFGENLHRLQQLLDEVRAEDLHLAPRGPSAVAAGGGLPWAGVVPPVSYMHICETESFSMGVFLLRSGACIPLHDHPGMNGMLKVLYGTLRIACLDTLPPTTAAPPPAAAGGPCHRALYRSRQHYTPASPPCLLSPHTDNLHQIDAVDGPAAFLDILAPPYDPQHGRDCHYYRLLEGPPAGAEPPGLPREVWLMETPQAADFWCGGEPYPGPRVCL from the coding sequence ATGCCCCGGGACAACATGGCCTCCCTGATCCAGCGGGTGGCGCGGCAGGCGCGGATCACATTCCGCAGCCCGGCGGGCCCGGCCTTCGGGGAGAACCTGCACCggctgcagcagctgttggACGAGGTGCGCGCCGAGGACTTGCACTTGGCGCCGCGGGGGCCGTCGGCGgtggcggcgggcggggggTTGCCGTGGGCCGGCGTGGTGCCGCCCGTCAGCTATATGCACATCTGCGAGACGGAGAGCTTCAGCATGGGCGTGTTCCTGCTGCGGAGCGGCGCCTGCATCCCGCTGCACGACCACCCGGGCATGAACGGCATGCTGAAGGTGCTCTACGGCACGCTGCGTATCGCCTGCCTGGACACGCTGCCCCCCACCAccgccgccccgccgcccgccgccgccggcgGGCCCTGCCACCGCGCCCTGTACCGCTCCCGCCAGCACTACACGCCGGCCTCCCCGCCCTGCCTCCTCTCGCCGCACACCGACAACCTCCACCAGATCGACGCCGTGGACGGGCCCGCCGCCTTCCTCGACATCCTGGCGCCGCCCTACGACCCCCAGCACGGCCGGGACTGCCACTACTACCGCCTGCTGGAGGGGCCGCCGGCTGGCGCCGAGCCGCCCGGGCTGCCGCGGGAGGTCTGGTTGATGGAGACCCCGCAGGCCGCCGACTTCTGGTGCGGGGGTGAACCCTATCCCGGGCCCCGCGTCTGCCTCTGA
- the EGR2 gene encoding E3 SUMO-protein ligase EGR2, which yields MMTAKAVDKIPVTLGGFVHQLPEGIYPADDISAALPTSVAIFPNADLAGPFDQMSGVAGDGMINVEMGDKRALDLPYGGGFAPSAPTSRNQTFTYMGKFSIDPQYPGAGCYPEGIINIVSAGILQGVSTPSSAASAAPSAASSASSSVTAASAASPNPLAGALGCTMAQGQPADLEHLYSPPPPPYSGCGDLYPQDPSSAFLPAASGGALPFPPPPSYPSPKAAAADGGLFTMIPEYGGFFPPPQCQRELHTGPDRKPFPCPLDSLRVPPPLTPLSTIRNFTMGAPPAGTAPGTAPGGGGGGGGEGAGARLPAGAYSPHHLPLRPILRPRKYPNRPSKTPVHERPYPCPAEGCDRRFSRSDELTRHIRIHTGHKPFQCRICMRNFSRSDHLTTHIRTHTGEKPFACDFCGRKFARSDERKRHTKIHLRQKERKGAAAAAAAGGCPQPGGGSGAAALAPCAARTRTP from the exons ATGATGACCGCCAAGGCGGTGGACAAGATCCCGGTGACCCTCGGAGGGTTCGTGCACCAGCTCCCCGAGGGCATTTACCCTGCGGATGACATCTCCGCCGCGCTGCCAACTTCGGTCGCGATCTTCCCCAATGCCGACCTGGCAGGGCCGTTTGACCAGATGAGCGGAGTGGCAGGAG ACGGCATGATCAACGTGGAGATGGGCGACAAGCGGGCGCTAGACCTTCCCTACGGCGGCGGCTTCGCGCCCAGCGCCCCGACCTCCCGCAACCAGACCTTCACCTACATGGGCAAATTCTCCATCGACCCGCAGTACCCCGGCGCCGGCTGCTACCCCGAGGGCATCATCAACATCGTGAGCGCGGGGATCCTGCAGGGGGTCAGCACGCCCTCCtccgccgcctccgccgccccctccgccgcctcctccgcctcctcctcgGTCaccgccgcctccgccgcctCCCCCAACCCGCTGGCCGGGGCCCTCGGCTGCACTATGGCACAAGGCCAGCCGGCCGACCTGGAGCACCTCTactcgccgccgccgccgccctaCTCGGGCTGCGGCGACCTGTACCCACAGGacccctcctcagctttcctgcccGCCGCCAGCGGCGGGGCGCTGCCGTTCCCCCCGCCGCCCTCCTACCCCTCCCCGAAGGCGGCGGCGGCCGACGGCGGGCTCTTCACCATGATCCCCGAATACGGCGGCTTCTTCCCGCCGCCCCAGTGCCAGCGGGAGCTGCACACCGGCCCCGACCGCAagcccttcccctgccccctcGACTCGCTTCGCGTCCCGCCGCCCCTCACGCCGCTCTCCACCATCCGCAACTTCACCATGGGGGCACCCCCGGCGGGCACCGCCCCCGGCACCGCtcccggcggcggcgggggtGGCGGGGGCGAGGGCGCGGGAGCCCGGCTGCCCGCCGGCGCCTACAGCCCGCACCACCTGCCGCTGCGGCCCATCCTGCGGCCCCGCAAATACCCCAACCGGCCCAGCAAGACGCCAGTCCACGAGAGGCCCTACCCTTGCCCCGCTGAGGGCTGCGACCGCCGCTTCTCCCGCTCCGACGAGCTCACCCGGCACATTCGCATCCACACGGGCCACAAGCCCTTCCAGTGCCGCATCTGCATGCGGAACTTCAGCCGCAGCGACCACCTCACCACCCACATCCGCACGCACACCGGCGAGAAGCCCTTCGCCTGCGACTTCTGCGGCAGGAAGTTCGCCCGCTCCGACGAGAGGAAGCGGCACACCAAGATCCACCTGCGCCAGAAGGAGCggaaaggagctgctgctgccgccgccgccggcggGTGCCCTCAGCCCGGCGGCGGGAGCGGCGCCGCTGCCCTGGCCCCCTGCGCAGCGCGGACGCGGACGCCCTGA